The following are from one region of the Oscarella lobularis chromosome 3, ooOscLobu1.1, whole genome shotgun sequence genome:
- the LOC136184888 gene encoding uncharacterized protein isoform X1 — protein MEFFGSFAIGFVSAASFEVFRRAMGFKKGSIDSTDQPLGLPSEEILALATCSNHTLRRSAVKMLLEKGTEDTVLETILRNCASSDEEVKATAMRVLSLLIRKGERKIKLIQRNSVSTLCNFLCTNSDEFQWNDVVACREAKRSASSALISLLITNGDAVALTCVNHPGMLRFLQTTLASSLDRELMKWLILIADSLCSSVVLGNLVSTRLPFALATASVFALGDPSLVRFCYRSLTELISYSEENEQFVGRQIVEVKDFIPACIGSLKSDEVASLSVTILGLLSERDLGISDIAAVPTVVRSLQCLLVSPSNGSNVVLKRDVYQTLFVMAYKSPEFSRRVLACRPLLRHVVSSIQSEDEALCQWSFSLVHHLASKGEDAVAVLLSVDDIITSVSTLASSNDSAVAGVAAETIGCLCSNEKVLDSDYQVIKALLRFVSLDNEELQSWAISQLHCLLSMGGDKTVKETVRAGVLRYLLDSTFKDMEKEQVGKAAAKVLVTMGFTDESFSFCLHSADGRANVTIDGKEECIDGNGLNVVVLDSTSFCVVKRRNFSTGTQTSESDDFTVFLRSLPNGTVILIVSKGDSVSFLTDDALRELQQLTFNKFDTLGNKCSFVALIIKGRHCQMKVGEMEPVSLNYKLEIGSLVNEMVQCQIVDQIVGELLSGASRITAKFCSDLALLDIFVRSRFHRQYLANRKDFVLMLQKLVRIEDTAIDVSQVTVCFYVSSVLHSLSEDENFCHHFVSCKLLNALISSVFNLLQIRLRHRVEMGSGSSGGTGCSLAVSSALDGSVALLDRIPSRQRDSAPCVITSIRDRFDVASASSSRDATPSGTAPIAVKSLSMKPSHSVGEIEEDGEGVDDDALSSDGSSVIEELERTSAESRASQSLIDYYHEAHDNIEFLTSNLIRYFVLSLANCIHLTKQSPDSVSGAAAYHCLWYLLMAARPGAYPPSLWISVERALCEMSLIEAKEENVDWVELKSDRKDIITIASDRMKVRNESWTFETVIANRSVGFSSDVTGWYYEATLNTSGIMQIGWASPKATFRPEKGIGVGNCNFSHAFDGGRGQAWNSQPKVHLGGKDYGKRWQEGDVLSCLLDSTGTVSFWLNGENLGEAFQGIDTDDVWHPALSLCTEQQCSLNFGYEPLRYEPPEGFKSVSAAAVYDDVVVEGEIESTATGNYIIEISEDAFASDGSIFTAPSSIDYFYEIVIVHTGPKKQIWIGFRESFGQQVLFSLPSNVLARGTVIGCGLALSPPSIFLTVNGNVKGMQHHNVSFSSTSPSVFPTFSIPRVSLNLGQYPFDYEKANREAARTKTLQNLLVTGKMRDSAINAD, from the exons GCGAACGAAAAATCAAGCTAATTCAACGCAATTCCGTGTCGACACTTTGCAATTTTCTCTGCACGAACTCCGACGAATTCCaatggaacgacgtcgtcgcttgtcGCGAGGCGAAGAGATCCGCCTCGTCGGCATTAATCTCGCTGCTCATCACCAACGGAG ATGCCGTGGCTTTGACTTGCGTCAATCATCCCGGAATGCTTCGGTTTCTACAAACCACGCTAGCATCGTCCCTCGATAGGGAACTGATGAAATGGCTTATCCTTATCGCAGATAGTCTATGTAGCTCAG TCGTCTTGGGCAATCTTGTTTCGACTCGACTACCGTTCGCTTTAGCCACGGCGTCAGTCTTTGCTCTA GGAGATCCCAGTCTCGTTCGTTTTTGCTATCGATCTTTGACAGAGCTCATAAGCTATAGCGAAGAGA ATGAACAATTCGTTGGACGGCAAATCGTAGAAGTAAAGGACTTCATTCCGGCTTGCATCGGTTCACTCAAATCGG ACGAAGTGGCTTCTTTATCGGTCACGATTCTAGGCTTACTTTCCGAACGAG acttGGGTATCAGTGACATAGCCGCTGTTCCGACCGTTGTGAGATCGCTTCAATGTCTtctcgtctcgccgtcgaacggctccaacgtcgtcttgaaacGCGACGTCTATCAGACGCTTTTCGTTATGGCATACAAATCGC cgGAATTTAGTCGGCGAGTTCTCGCGTGCCGGCCACTGCTTCGTCACGTCGTTTCGTCTATTCAGTCCGAAGACGAGGCGCTGTGTCAATGGTCTTTTTCTCTGGTTCATCATTTAGCGTCAAAAG GTGAAGATGCTGTTGCCGTTCTATTGTCTGTCGACGACATTATAACGTCAGTTTCTACGCTTGCATCGTCAAATGATAGCGCCGTTGCTGGCGTTGCCGCCGAAACGATAGGATGTCTTTGCTCCAACG AAAAAGTCCTTGATTCGGATTATCAAGTTATTAAGGCTCTTCTGCGATTTGTTTCCTTGGATAACGAAGAACTTCAGTCCTGGGCAATATCTCAACTTCACTGTCTTTTATCCATGGGAGGAG ATAAAACCGTCAAAGAGACAGTGAGGGCCGGGGTTCTTCGCTATCTGCTTGATTCCACCTTCAAGGATATGGAAAAAGAGCAGGTTGGAAAAGCCGCTGCGAAAGTTCTCGTGACAATGGGATTTACCG AtgaatcgttttctttttgtctgcACTCTGCTGATGGTCGCGCAAACGTGACGATCGACGGCAAGGAAGAATGCATTGACGGAAACGGG TTAAACGTCGTCGTACTCGATTCCACGAGCTTTTGCGTTGTGAAACGAAGAAACTTCAGCACGGGCACGCAAACGTCGGAGTCTGACGACTTTACTGTTTTTTTGCGCTCTCTACCGAATGGCACTGTCATTCTAATCGTCTCGAAGGGAGATTCTGTCTCGTTCTTGACAG ATGACGCGCTTCGTGAGCTACAACAGCTTACCTTTAACAAATTCGACACTCTCGGCAACAAATGCTCCTTTGTAGCACTAATAATAAAGGGTCGTCACTGTCAAATGAAAGTAGGTGAAATGGAGCCCGTGTCCCTAAATTATAAGCTAGAAATCG GGTCCTTGGTTAATGAAATGGTTCAATGCCAGATCGTTGATCAGATAGTCGGCGAATTGCTCTCAGGCGCCAGCAGAATTACGGCGAAATTTTGTTCT GATCTGGCACTTCTTGACATTTTTGTTCGGAGCCGATTTCATCGTCAATACCTAGCTAATCGAAAGGACTTTGTACTCATGCTGCAAAAGCTCGTTAG GATTGAAGATACGGCGATTGATGTGAGTCAGGTAACGGTCTGTTTTTACGTGTCAAGCGTACTGCATTCTTTATCGGAAGACG AGAACTTCTGCCATCACTTCGTTTCGTGTAAATTGCTAAACGCTCTAATCTCCTCCGTATTCAACCTCCTTCAAATTCGCCTTCGACATCGCGTCGAAATGGGAAGCggcagcagcggcggcaCCGGCTGCTCgctcgccgtttcgtcggcACTCGACGGCTCCGTCGCTCTCTTGGATCGAATTCCGTCGCGCCAACGAGACTCGGCTCCCTGCGTCATAACGTCAATTCGAgaccgattcgacgtcgcgtccgcgtcgtcgtctcgcgacgCAACGCCAAGTGGAACGGCTCCGATCGCCGTCAAGTCGTTGAGCATGAAACCGTCGCATTCAGTCGGCGAAATAGAGGAAGATGGCGAGG gTGTTGATGACGATG CTCTTTCTTCTGACGGTTCGTCGGTTATCGAAGAGCTCGAACGAACGTCGGCTGAAAGTCGCGCGTCTCAATCTCTTATCGATTACTATCACGAAGCGCACGACAACATTGAGTTCTTGACGTCGAATCTAATTCGGTATTTCGTCCTATCTCTCGCCAATTGCATTCACCTAACAAAACAAT CTCCTGATAGCGTTAGTGGAGCGGCTGCTTATCATTGTCTCTGGTATCTTTTGATGGCGGCTCGGCCAGGCGCTTATCCTCCCTCTCTTTGG ATTTCTGTGGAGCGAGCTCTGTGCGAAATGTCACTGATTG aggcgaaagaagagaatgtCGACTGGGTTGAACTGAAGAGCGATAGGAAAGACATTATTACTATTGCTAGTGATAGGATGAAG GTTCGGAATGAAAGTTGGACTTTTGAGACCGTAATAGCGAATCGCTCTGTTGGATTTTCATCTGACGTTACAGGGTGGTATTACGAG GCAACTCTGAATACGAGTGGAATAATGCAAATAGGTTGGGCAAGTCCAAAAGCAACGTTTCGTCCGGAGAAAG GAATTGGCGTGGGAAATTGCAATTTTTCTCACGCATTTGACGGTGGAAGAGGCCAAGCGTGGAACAGTCAACCCAAA GTGCATCTTGGTGGAAAGGATTATGGCAAGAGATGGCAGGAAGGCGACGTTCTTAGCTGCCTACTCGACAG TACGGGAACCGTCTCGTTTTGGTTGAACGGGGAGAATCTTGGAGAAGCATTTCAAG GTATTGACACGGACGACGTGTGGCATCCTGCTCTATCATTATGCACGGAGCAGCAGTGCAGCCTAAATTTTGGCTACGAACCTCTTCG CTACGAGCCACCGGAAGGATTCAAGTCTGTTTCAGCAGCGGCTGTCTACGATGACGTGGTAGTAGAAGGGGAAATTGAGTCGACAGCGACTG GAAATTACATAATTGAAATCTCGGAAGACGCGTTTGCTTCTGATGGAAGCATTTTTACAGCACCGTCttctattgattatttttacGAGATCGTTATAGTCCATACTGGACCTAAGAA ACAAATCTGGATTGGATTTCGCGAGTCGTTTGGACAACAA GTGCTATTTTCTTTACCATCGAATGTCCTGGCACGAGGAACGGTGATTGGCTGTGGGCTGGCGCTCTCTCCTCCCTCCATCTTCCTAACAGTGAACGGCAACGTAAAAG GAATGCAGCACCACAACGTATCATTTTCTAGCACGTCCCCCTCTGTGTTCCCAACGTTCAGCATTCCTCGCGTTTCACTCAATCTAGGCCAGTACCCATTTGACTACGAAAAAGCGAACAGAGAGGCAGCGAGGACAAAAACACTGCAAAACTTGCTAGTCACGGGTAAAATGCGGGACTCAGCAATCAACGCGGACTAA
- the LOC136184888 gene encoding uncharacterized protein isoform X2, translating to MEFFGSFAIGFVSAASFEVFRRAMGFKKGSIDSTDQRLPSEEILALATCSNHTLRRSAVKMLLEKGTEDTVLETILRNCASSDEEVKATAMRVLSLLIRKGERKIKLIQRNSVSTLCNFLCTNSDEFQWNDVVACREAKRSASSALISLLITNGDAVALTCVNHPGMLRFLQTTLASSLDRELMKWLILIADSLCSSVVLGNLVSTRLPFALATASVFALGDPSLVRFCYRSLTELISYSEENEQFVGRQIVEVKDFIPACIGSLKSDEVASLSVTILGLLSERDLGISDIAAVPTVVRSLQCLLVSPSNGSNVVLKRDVYQTLFVMAYKSPEFSRRVLACRPLLRHVVSSIQSEDEALCQWSFSLVHHLASKGEDAVAVLLSVDDIITSVSTLASSNDSAVAGVAAETIGCLCSNEKVLDSDYQVIKALLRFVSLDNEELQSWAISQLHCLLSMGGDKTVKETVRAGVLRYLLDSTFKDMEKEQVGKAAAKVLVTMGFTDESFSFCLHSADGRANVTIDGKEECIDGNGLNVVVLDSTSFCVVKRRNFSTGTQTSESDDFTVFLRSLPNGTVILIVSKGDSVSFLTDDALRELQQLTFNKFDTLGNKCSFVALIIKGRHCQMKVGEMEPVSLNYKLEIGSLVNEMVQCQIVDQIVGELLSGASRITAKFCSDLALLDIFVRSRFHRQYLANRKDFVLMLQKLVRIEDTAIDVSQVTVCFYVSSVLHSLSEDENFCHHFVSCKLLNALISSVFNLLQIRLRHRVEMGSGSSGGTGCSLAVSSALDGSVALLDRIPSRQRDSAPCVITSIRDRFDVASASSSRDATPSGTAPIAVKSLSMKPSHSVGEIEEDGEGVDDDALSSDGSSVIEELERTSAESRASQSLIDYYHEAHDNIEFLTSNLIRYFVLSLANCIHLTKQSPDSVSGAAAYHCLWYLLMAARPGAYPPSLWISVERALCEMSLIEAKEENVDWVELKSDRKDIITIASDRMKVRNESWTFETVIANRSVGFSSDVTGWYYEATLNTSGIMQIGWASPKATFRPEKGIGVGNCNFSHAFDGGRGQAWNSQPKVHLGGKDYGKRWQEGDVLSCLLDSTGTVSFWLNGENLGEAFQGIDTDDVWHPALSLCTEQQCSLNFGYEPLRYEPPEGFKSVSAAAVYDDVVVEGEIESTATGNYIIEISEDAFASDGSIFTAPSSIDYFYEIVIVHTGPKKQIWIGFRESFGQQVLFSLPSNVLARGTVIGCGLALSPPSIFLTVNGNVKGMQHHNVSFSSTSPSVFPTFSIPRVSLNLGQYPFDYEKANREAARTKTLQNLLVTGKMRDSAINAD from the exons GCGAACGAAAAATCAAGCTAATTCAACGCAATTCCGTGTCGACACTTTGCAATTTTCTCTGCACGAACTCCGACGAATTCCaatggaacgacgtcgtcgcttgtcGCGAGGCGAAGAGATCCGCCTCGTCGGCATTAATCTCGCTGCTCATCACCAACGGAG ATGCCGTGGCTTTGACTTGCGTCAATCATCCCGGAATGCTTCGGTTTCTACAAACCACGCTAGCATCGTCCCTCGATAGGGAACTGATGAAATGGCTTATCCTTATCGCAGATAGTCTATGTAGCTCAG TCGTCTTGGGCAATCTTGTTTCGACTCGACTACCGTTCGCTTTAGCCACGGCGTCAGTCTTTGCTCTA GGAGATCCCAGTCTCGTTCGTTTTTGCTATCGATCTTTGACAGAGCTCATAAGCTATAGCGAAGAGA ATGAACAATTCGTTGGACGGCAAATCGTAGAAGTAAAGGACTTCATTCCGGCTTGCATCGGTTCACTCAAATCGG ACGAAGTGGCTTCTTTATCGGTCACGATTCTAGGCTTACTTTCCGAACGAG acttGGGTATCAGTGACATAGCCGCTGTTCCGACCGTTGTGAGATCGCTTCAATGTCTtctcgtctcgccgtcgaacggctccaacgtcgtcttgaaacGCGACGTCTATCAGACGCTTTTCGTTATGGCATACAAATCGC cgGAATTTAGTCGGCGAGTTCTCGCGTGCCGGCCACTGCTTCGTCACGTCGTTTCGTCTATTCAGTCCGAAGACGAGGCGCTGTGTCAATGGTCTTTTTCTCTGGTTCATCATTTAGCGTCAAAAG GTGAAGATGCTGTTGCCGTTCTATTGTCTGTCGACGACATTATAACGTCAGTTTCTACGCTTGCATCGTCAAATGATAGCGCCGTTGCTGGCGTTGCCGCCGAAACGATAGGATGTCTTTGCTCCAACG AAAAAGTCCTTGATTCGGATTATCAAGTTATTAAGGCTCTTCTGCGATTTGTTTCCTTGGATAACGAAGAACTTCAGTCCTGGGCAATATCTCAACTTCACTGTCTTTTATCCATGGGAGGAG ATAAAACCGTCAAAGAGACAGTGAGGGCCGGGGTTCTTCGCTATCTGCTTGATTCCACCTTCAAGGATATGGAAAAAGAGCAGGTTGGAAAAGCCGCTGCGAAAGTTCTCGTGACAATGGGATTTACCG AtgaatcgttttctttttgtctgcACTCTGCTGATGGTCGCGCAAACGTGACGATCGACGGCAAGGAAGAATGCATTGACGGAAACGGG TTAAACGTCGTCGTACTCGATTCCACGAGCTTTTGCGTTGTGAAACGAAGAAACTTCAGCACGGGCACGCAAACGTCGGAGTCTGACGACTTTACTGTTTTTTTGCGCTCTCTACCGAATGGCACTGTCATTCTAATCGTCTCGAAGGGAGATTCTGTCTCGTTCTTGACAG ATGACGCGCTTCGTGAGCTACAACAGCTTACCTTTAACAAATTCGACACTCTCGGCAACAAATGCTCCTTTGTAGCACTAATAATAAAGGGTCGTCACTGTCAAATGAAAGTAGGTGAAATGGAGCCCGTGTCCCTAAATTATAAGCTAGAAATCG GGTCCTTGGTTAATGAAATGGTTCAATGCCAGATCGTTGATCAGATAGTCGGCGAATTGCTCTCAGGCGCCAGCAGAATTACGGCGAAATTTTGTTCT GATCTGGCACTTCTTGACATTTTTGTTCGGAGCCGATTTCATCGTCAATACCTAGCTAATCGAAAGGACTTTGTACTCATGCTGCAAAAGCTCGTTAG GATTGAAGATACGGCGATTGATGTGAGTCAGGTAACGGTCTGTTTTTACGTGTCAAGCGTACTGCATTCTTTATCGGAAGACG AGAACTTCTGCCATCACTTCGTTTCGTGTAAATTGCTAAACGCTCTAATCTCCTCCGTATTCAACCTCCTTCAAATTCGCCTTCGACATCGCGTCGAAATGGGAAGCggcagcagcggcggcaCCGGCTGCTCgctcgccgtttcgtcggcACTCGACGGCTCCGTCGCTCTCTTGGATCGAATTCCGTCGCGCCAACGAGACTCGGCTCCCTGCGTCATAACGTCAATTCGAgaccgattcgacgtcgcgtccgcgtcgtcgtctcgcgacgCAACGCCAAGTGGAACGGCTCCGATCGCCGTCAAGTCGTTGAGCATGAAACCGTCGCATTCAGTCGGCGAAATAGAGGAAGATGGCGAGG gTGTTGATGACGATG CTCTTTCTTCTGACGGTTCGTCGGTTATCGAAGAGCTCGAACGAACGTCGGCTGAAAGTCGCGCGTCTCAATCTCTTATCGATTACTATCACGAAGCGCACGACAACATTGAGTTCTTGACGTCGAATCTAATTCGGTATTTCGTCCTATCTCTCGCCAATTGCATTCACCTAACAAAACAAT CTCCTGATAGCGTTAGTGGAGCGGCTGCTTATCATTGTCTCTGGTATCTTTTGATGGCGGCTCGGCCAGGCGCTTATCCTCCCTCTCTTTGG ATTTCTGTGGAGCGAGCTCTGTGCGAAATGTCACTGATTG aggcgaaagaagagaatgtCGACTGGGTTGAACTGAAGAGCGATAGGAAAGACATTATTACTATTGCTAGTGATAGGATGAAG GTTCGGAATGAAAGTTGGACTTTTGAGACCGTAATAGCGAATCGCTCTGTTGGATTTTCATCTGACGTTACAGGGTGGTATTACGAG GCAACTCTGAATACGAGTGGAATAATGCAAATAGGTTGGGCAAGTCCAAAAGCAACGTTTCGTCCGGAGAAAG GAATTGGCGTGGGAAATTGCAATTTTTCTCACGCATTTGACGGTGGAAGAGGCCAAGCGTGGAACAGTCAACCCAAA GTGCATCTTGGTGGAAAGGATTATGGCAAGAGATGGCAGGAAGGCGACGTTCTTAGCTGCCTACTCGACAG TACGGGAACCGTCTCGTTTTGGTTGAACGGGGAGAATCTTGGAGAAGCATTTCAAG GTATTGACACGGACGACGTGTGGCATCCTGCTCTATCATTATGCACGGAGCAGCAGTGCAGCCTAAATTTTGGCTACGAACCTCTTCG CTACGAGCCACCGGAAGGATTCAAGTCTGTTTCAGCAGCGGCTGTCTACGATGACGTGGTAGTAGAAGGGGAAATTGAGTCGACAGCGACTG GAAATTACATAATTGAAATCTCGGAAGACGCGTTTGCTTCTGATGGAAGCATTTTTACAGCACCGTCttctattgattatttttacGAGATCGTTATAGTCCATACTGGACCTAAGAA ACAAATCTGGATTGGATTTCGCGAGTCGTTTGGACAACAA GTGCTATTTTCTTTACCATCGAATGTCCTGGCACGAGGAACGGTGATTGGCTGTGGGCTGGCGCTCTCTCCTCCCTCCATCTTCCTAACAGTGAACGGCAACGTAAAAG GAATGCAGCACCACAACGTATCATTTTCTAGCACGTCCCCCTCTGTGTTCCCAACGTTCAGCATTCCTCGCGTTTCACTCAATCTAGGCCAGTACCCATTTGACTACGAAAAAGCGAACAGAGAGGCAGCGAGGACAAAAACACTGCAAAACTTGCTAGTCACGGGTAAAATGCGGGACTCAGCAATCAACGCGGACTAA
- the LOC136184896 gene encoding prostaglandin G/H synthase 2-like: MAPVMSLVAAFRVLCFCALFSLLNASYSPCCTFPCKNGGVCIEDASTVDGGYFCDCETTGYYGTHCENAFWDTWISDLLRPSMEFMDWLRGHYYPLWYVVNNVKWMRDAVQRLVVRKSIKVGLLPPQWSTLTDYKSIPTNDNASYFALVLPPVPKNCPTVVGTKGRENFPSVDEIVEKLFKRTKFIPEPSRTSLLLPIWGQHFSHQFLKTIPDGDARLTESAHHADMSHVYGDTLEQQAAIRTFKDGRLKSQIIDGEEWPPYTEDAPVKLRVKVVDMPEEKNFALAHPSFGLFPGLLALSTIWLREHNRVVGLLQKDHPNWDDERLYQTGRMISVVTQLRITINQYLAQLGGGYFKFKFDPFLMHGTEFPYGANRIAAEFYILYHWHALLPDVYRIGDTDYPAENLTRHVGLLLKHGLRTFFESVSKQICGKPSHSNFGKEAQAVAKKVLKQMRHFRIQPLNRYRELLSLKPFENFEEMTGETEVARVAREVYGDIDAVEFFPGIMLEQTKPWGLFSTTLSHLGIVCAAQGLFSDILFSPKWWRPSTYGGKIGWKIVNTEVTVQEFICRNIEGDCPELQFEAPENDYVDPHRNHDEL, translated from the exons ATGGCACCTGTGATGTCGCTCGTGGCCGCGTTTCGAGTTCTCTGCTTTTGCGctctgttttctttgctgaACG CCTCGTACAGTCCCTGTTGCACGTTTCCGTGCAAGAACGGGGGAGTTTGCATCGAAGATGCGTCCACAGTCGACGGCGGTTACTTTTGCGACTGCGAAACGACCGGCTACTACGGAACTCACTGCGAAAACG CTTTCTGGGATACGTGGATTTCCGACCTTCTAAGACCCTCAATGGAATTCATGGATTGGCTGCGAGGTCATTATTATCCCCTATGGTACGTAGTCAATAACGTGAAGTGGATGAGAGACGCTGTTCAGCGGTTAGTAGTTCGAAAGAGCATCAAAGTCGGGCTCCTACCACCCCAATGGTCAACCTTGACCGATTATAAATCCATTCCAACGAACGACAATGCATCCTATTTTGCCCTGGTCTTACCACCAGTTCCCAAAAATTGTCCAACCGTCGTTGGAACGAAGGGACGCGAGAATTTCCCTTCTGTGGACGAGATTGTCGAAAAGCTATTCAAGCGAACGAAATTCATTCCCGAACCGAGTCGAACTAGTTTGCTTTTGCCGATTTGGGGCCAGCACTTTTCTCATCAATTTCTCAAAACGATTCCAGACGGCGATGCCCGTTTGACGGAGTCGGCACATCACGCCGACATGAGCCACGTCTACGGGGACACCCTCGAACAACAGGCGGCAATTCGAACATTCAAGGACGGACGACTGAAATCCCAA ATTATTGATGGAGAAGAATGGCCGCCTTATACAGAAGACGCGCCCGTGAAATTGAGAGTAAAAGTAGTCGACATGcccgaagaaaaaaatttcgctcTCGCTCACCCCTCCTTTGGGCTCTTTCCCGGTCTCCTAGCATTATCCACTATATGGCTAAGAGAGCACAATCGCGTCGTAGGTCTCCTCCAAAAGGATCATCCCAATTGGGATGACGAACGTCTTTATCAGACGGGCCGAATGATAAGTGTAGTCACTCAACTTCGCATAACGATCAACCAATATCTCGCTCAGCTAGGCGGCGGTTATTTCAAATTTAAATTCGATCCGTTTCTCATGCACGGTACGGAGTTTCCGTACGGGGCGAACCGAATAGCGGCGGAATTTTATATTCTCTATCATTGGCACGCTCTCTTGCCGGACGTTTATAGAATCGGCGATACCGATTATCCCGCGGAGAATCTTACTCGTCACGTGGGTCTTCTTCTAAAGCACGGGCTTCGCACGTTTTTCGAGTCCGTCTCTAAGCAAATATGCGGTAAACCGTCTCATTCGAATTTCGGTAAGGAAGCCCAGGCAGTAGCGAAAAAAGTTTTGAAACAAATGCGTCATTTTCGCATCCAGCCGTTGAATCGCTATCGCGAACTGTTGAGTCTAAAGCCGTTTGAAAACTTCGAAGAGATGACCGGAGAGACGGAGGTTGCTCGTGTAGCGCGCGAAGTGTACGGCGACATCGACGCcgttgaattttttccgGGTATCATGTTGGAGCAGACGAAACCTTGGGGACTTTTTAGTACCACGTTGAGTCACCTGGGAATCGTGTGCGCCGCGCAGGGTCTTTTTAGCGACATCTTATTTTCTCCCAAGTGGTGGAGGCCTTCGACGTACGGCGGCAAGATCGGTTGGAAAATTGTCAATACCGAAGTAACGGTTCAGGAGTTTATTTGTCGCAATATCGAAGGCGACTGTCCCGAGCTACAGTTTGAGGCTCCTGAAAATGATTACGTAGATCCACATCGTAATCATGATGAACTCTAA